A section of the Stenotrophomonas sp. 364 genome encodes:
- a CDS encoding tail fiber protein, producing MSNPYVGEIRLLPFTFAPVGWQDCNGALLSIAEYDVLFNLIGTTYGGDGINTFAVPDLRGRVPLHQGTMPGGGTPRALGSVAGSETVTLQLTQLPAHSHPMVATDAAASAQAPSTSTVLGGISGDTMYTSDINGVASRGLAATMLSFSGGSQPHDNLMPTLTLRYCISLFGIYPSQS from the coding sequence ATGAGCAATCCCTACGTCGGCGAAATCCGGCTGCTTCCCTTTACCTTCGCCCCGGTCGGCTGGCAGGACTGCAATGGCGCACTGCTGTCGATTGCCGAGTACGACGTCCTGTTCAACCTCATCGGCACCACCTACGGCGGGGACGGCATCAACACGTTCGCCGTACCCGACCTGCGAGGCCGTGTGCCGCTGCACCAGGGCACCATGCCCGGTGGTGGTACACCCCGTGCACTGGGCAGCGTGGCAGGCAGCGAAACCGTGACGCTGCAACTGACGCAATTGCCGGCCCATAGCCACCCCATGGTGGCCACCGACGCCGCCGCCTCCGCGCAGGCCCCATCGACCAGCACCGTCCTGGGTGGGATCAGCGGAGACACCATGTACACCAGCGACATCAACGGCGTGGCCAGTCGCGGGCTGGCAGCAACCATGCTGTCGTTCAGCGGCGGCAGCCAGCCCCACGACAACCTCATGCCGACACTGACCCTGCGGTACTGCATCAGCCTGTTCGGCATTTATCCGTCACAGAGTTGA
- a CDS encoding tail fiber protein, with protein sequence MSDSFLGQIVIYSFGFPPRQTAQCNGAMLPINQNQALFSLLGTRFGGNGQTTFALPDMRGRVPVGQSPENPIGSLGGVETVTLQQTQIPMHTHVAAATGADGTARNPVDNLYAKAGSPLYGPANGHLVTLNPATVSSSGGNQAHDNMQPYSVLNFCMLLSGIFPSRG encoded by the coding sequence GTGTCCGATTCATTTCTTGGCCAGATAGTCATTTACTCGTTTGGGTTTCCGCCCAGGCAAACTGCGCAATGCAATGGCGCGATGCTGCCGATCAACCAGAACCAGGCATTGTTCAGCCTGCTGGGCACCAGATTTGGAGGAAATGGGCAGACCACGTTCGCATTGCCTGACATGCGCGGCCGGGTTCCGGTCGGGCAAAGTCCAGAGAATCCGATCGGCAGCCTCGGCGGGGTGGAAACGGTAACGCTCCAGCAGACCCAGATACCCATGCACACGCATGTTGCCGCCGCCACCGGCGCCGATGGCACCGCGCGCAACCCGGTCGACAACCTGTACGCGAAGGCCGGCAGTCCACTTTATGGCCCGGCAAACGGGCACCTGGTGACGTTGAATCCCGCCACGGTTTCCAGCAGTGGTGGCAACCAGGCGCACGACAACATGCAGCCCTACAGCGTGCTGAATTTCTGCATGTTGCTGTCGGGCATTTTTCCTTCGCGCGGCTGA